Proteins from a genomic interval of Tenacibaculum sp. SZ-18:
- a CDS encoding polyamine aminopropyltransferase, whose amino-acid sequence MASSTKLKKRILFLALFATGLSGIVAEYCFATLSTYFIGDSVKQWSIIISLMLFSMGLGSRITKSFDGNVFKLFIYTEFTLSILVSFSAVTTYYLATQVEYISIYIYSMAILTGMLIGMELPLAMRLNKDFQSLKLNVANILEKDYYGSLIGGLFFVFIGLPYLGLSHTPFILGFINLMVAILLLFIFKNKLKKKEKNTLYSAAGFIVVLLIIGTLLSSKIILYGEQTKYKDKIVFQEQSIYQKIVVTKWKKDYWLYLNDNLQFSTFDEPLYHEVLVHPIMQILNKPRNILILGGGDGCAARELLKYPSINKITLVDLDKKLTDLFVNEPELTNINNNSLTNSKVQIINTDGFKYVSETQYFFDLIIIDLPDPRNVELARLYSKEFYELCRLKLIPNGGLITQAGSPYYTPYAFKCIQQTMNQANFSVLPIHNQILSMGEWGWILGTKAPLSKDEMINRLGNFDESVISTKWLNSDSMSLITSFGKGFYSKTKLDSLETNQISNPVLYHYYNKGNWDIY is encoded by the coding sequence ATGGCATCATCAACCAAACTTAAAAAACGAATTTTATTCCTTGCTCTTTTTGCAACCGGATTATCTGGGATTGTGGCTGAGTATTGTTTTGCCACATTATCTACATATTTTATTGGTGATTCAGTAAAGCAATGGTCTATAATAATTTCATTGATGCTTTTTAGCATGGGATTAGGTAGTAGAATTACTAAATCGTTCGATGGGAATGTATTTAAATTGTTCATTTATACCGAATTTACATTATCTATCTTGGTTTCCTTTTCGGCTGTTACGACTTATTATTTAGCTACTCAGGTGGAGTATATTTCGATTTACATTTATTCAATGGCTATTCTAACAGGAATGCTAATAGGAATGGAATTACCTCTTGCTATGAGGCTTAATAAAGATTTTCAGTCTTTAAAATTAAACGTAGCTAATATCTTGGAAAAAGATTACTACGGAAGTTTAATTGGCGGGTTATTTTTTGTTTTTATTGGTTTACCCTATTTAGGATTATCTCATACTCCATTTATACTTGGTTTTATCAATTTAATGGTTGCCATTTTATTACTCTTTATCTTTAAAAACAAACTCAAAAAGAAGGAAAAAAACACTTTATATAGTGCAGCTGGATTTATAGTTGTTCTTTTAATTATCGGTACTCTACTTTCTAGTAAAATCATTCTTTACGGAGAACAAACAAAATATAAAGACAAAATTGTATTTCAAGAACAATCCATATATCAAAAAATAGTAGTCACCAAATGGAAAAAGGATTACTGGCTGTATTTGAATGATAATTTACAATTTTCAACATTTGATGAACCATTATATCATGAAGTGTTAGTTCACCCAATAATGCAAATCCTGAATAAACCGAGGAACATACTTATTCTCGGTGGTGGTGACGGTTGTGCTGCTAGAGAACTTTTGAAATATCCATCTATCAATAAGATTACTTTGGTCGATTTAGACAAGAAACTAACTGATCTATTTGTTAATGAACCAGAACTAACTAACATTAACAATAACTCATTAACGAATTCGAAAGTACAAATCATAAATACAGATGGTTTCAAATATGTAAGTGAAACTCAATATTTTTTTGATTTGATAATTATTGATCTACCTGATCCAAGAAATGTAGAATTAGCACGCTTATATTCTAAGGAATTTTATGAGTTATGTAGGTTAAAATTAATTCCAAACGGTGGTTTAATTACACAAGCAGGAAGTCCGTATTATACACCATACGCGTTTAAATGTATTCAACAAACAATGAATCAGGCAAACTTTAGTGTTTTACCGATTCATAATCAAATTTTATCTATGGGCGAATGGGGTTGGATTTTAGGAACTAAAGCACCTCTTTCAAAAGATGAAATGATTAACAGGTTAGGAAATTTTGATGAATCTGTAATTTCAACCAAATGGTTGAATTCTGATAGTATGAGTTTAATAACGTCATTTGGAAAGGGTTTTTATAGTAAAACAAAGTTAGATTCACTTGAAACGAATCAAATCAGTAATCCTGTATTGTATCATTATTATAACAAAGGAAACTGGGATATTTATTAA
- a CDS encoding DUF350 domain-containing protein, translating into MEENTLTWLTHTVTYVTLFYISFVIAKLFFKLKNRKINIENELTIKDNVAFAVIATGYFIGTTIIFLGVLHGESHGLLTDVILILLYSIFGNFLLILSSIINEKIVFGKKFKFYREVIRDENVGTGFIEAANFIGSGLIIFGAISGRNINLFPEYGELGHYASDFLSLLFFWALGQIIIFVFLKVYKKIVSYDFIKEIQEDNNAIGIVYASILISVAFLYSFASKGDINSWETTLEDILYHLGLAIILLPLSRLFVEKVILPKSNLTDEIVNQEIPNKGAAILEAFAYIGSAIIISFCM; encoded by the coding sequence ATGGAAGAAAATACACTTACTTGGTTAACACATACAGTTACTTACGTTACGTTATTTTATATTTCGTTCGTAATTGCCAAATTATTCTTTAAGCTTAAGAATAGAAAAATTAATATTGAAAACGAACTTACCATAAAGGATAATGTAGCTTTTGCCGTAATAGCTACAGGCTATTTTATTGGAACTACCATTATATTTTTAGGTGTTTTGCATGGAGAATCTCATGGTTTACTCACAGATGTTATTCTTATACTGCTCTACAGTATTTTTGGGAACTTCTTATTGATTTTATCATCTATTATCAATGAAAAAATAGTCTTTGGAAAGAAGTTCAAATTTTACCGTGAAGTTATTCGTGATGAAAACGTTGGAACTGGATTTATTGAAGCTGCAAACTTTATAGGATCTGGATTAATTATTTTCGGAGCCATCTCTGGAAGGAATATAAATCTATTTCCAGAATATGGAGAATTAGGTCATTATGCATCAGATTTTTTAAGTCTTTTGTTTTTCTGGGCTTTAGGACAAATAATCATCTTTGTATTTCTTAAAGTGTACAAAAAAATTGTTTCTTATGATTTTATCAAAGAAATTCAAGAAGATAATAATGCCATAGGAATTGTATATGCAAGTATTTTAATATCAGTAGCTTTTTTATACTCATTTGCTTCAAAAGGAGATATAAATTCATGGGAAACTACTCTTGAAGATATTTTGTATCATCTTGGTTTAGCTATAATTCTTTTGCCATTATCAAGACTTTTTGTTGAAAAGGTTATACTTCCAAAAAGTAATCTTACAGATGAAATTGTAAATCAAGAAATCCCAAATAAAGGAGCTGCTATACTTGAAGCTTTTGCCTATATCGGAAGTGCAATAATAATTAGTTTCTGTATGTAA